One genomic window of Gracilinema caldarium DSM 7334 includes the following:
- a CDS encoding MarR family winged helix-turn-helix transcriptional regulator: MPGEQELARRFIEFTITLKRMFRHVALQTDQHLTEERYRSLLYLLKMEEAGLSELSERLSISASSLCIMLGKLEEEGLVERHRSKEDRRQVRYSCTPKGRERLLAAQTSLLNLLTDRFYNISSEKRDQLMKAFDEIESIFSMIAIDPFEK; the protein is encoded by the coding sequence ATGCCAGGGGAACAAGAACTTGCCCGCCGTTTTATTGAGTTTACTATTACTTTAAAACGAATGTTTCGCCATGTAGCTCTTCAGACAGATCAACACCTTACGGAAGAGCGGTATCGTTCCCTGCTTTATCTGCTTAAAATGGAGGAAGCAGGTCTCTCAGAACTTAGTGAGCGGCTGTCTATTTCTGCGTCGAGTCTTTGCATTATGTTAGGTAAATTGGAAGAGGAGGGCCTTGTAGAGCGGCATCGCAGCAAAGAAGACCGCCGGCAGGTTCGCTATAGTTGTACACCCAAAGGACGAGAACGCCTACTTGCCGCCCAAACCTCATTGTTGAACCTACTGACAGATCGCTTTTATAACATATCTTCAGAAAAGCGGGACCAGCTTATGAAGGCCTTCGATGAAATAGAATCAATCTTCTCGATGATTGCTATTGATCCTTTCGAGAAGTAA
- the cyaB gene encoding class IV adenylate cyclase translates to MAIEIEIKAWVDDPIQVQNRIGSFATFIKTYEKDDAYWLPTTEIETIQNTQKRGPLGSGIRIRQENGSVFVTLKKKEVREGMEINDELEFSVSRATAFEDFLHNLGFVPWIRKHKEGQAWRWNNITIELSQVKHLGWFVELEILTDTYEPEQIELARKELYACLHKIGIPESNIETRYYTELLLERINSNHRED, encoded by the coding sequence ATGGCCATAGAAATTGAAATAAAAGCATGGGTGGATGACCCTATACAAGTACAAAACAGGATAGGATCTTTTGCAACCTTTATAAAAACCTATGAGAAGGATGATGCCTACTGGCTTCCCACAACAGAGATTGAAACCATACAAAATACTCAAAAACGGGGACCACTAGGATCCGGTATACGGATACGACAGGAGAACGGATCTGTCTTCGTCACCCTTAAAAAAAAGGAAGTCCGCGAAGGGATGGAGATTAATGATGAGCTTGAGTTTTCTGTTTCCAGGGCAACAGCCTTTGAAGATTTTTTGCACAACCTCGGTTTTGTTCCCTGGATTCGCAAACACAAGGAAGGACAAGCCTGGCGATGGAACAATATCACCATAGAACTGTCCCAGGTTAAGCACTTGGGTTGGTTTGTGGAGCTCGAGATTCTTACCGATACTTATGAACCAGAACAGATTGAATTGGCTCGAAAAGAACTGTATGCTTGCCTGCATAAAATCGGTATCCCTGAATCTAACATTGAAACCCGTTACTATACAGAATTACTTCTCGAAAGGATCAATAGCAATCATCGAGAAGATTGA